The Rhodococcus rhodochrous DNA window CATGCCGAGGGAGGCGAGCATCCCGACGTCCTTCGCGGTGCCCGCGACGAACCAGTTCTCGAGGCTCAGCGGCAGACCGGACTCGTCGACGATCCGCGACGCCGACGGCGCGCCCTGGTCGCCGCCGAAACCTTCGGTGAGCGCGAACGAGCGGACGAGCACCGCGTCGCCGTTGGTGCCCCATCCCCGGCCGACACGCTCGTCGAGGTTCGGCAGCGAACCGGTGTGCCGGGCCTTGACGAGCAGTTCGGTGGTGCCGATCGATCCGGCGCCGAGGACGAGGCGGTCGCACGTGATCGTGGTGGTGCGCAGCACCGCCCCCGTCGGGTCGACGGCCTGCACGTCGAGCCGGTAGCGGCCGTCGCCGTCCTGACCGATCGCAAGCACCCGGTGACCGTGGCACACCAGGGTGCGCCCGGTGGCTTCTGCCGCCGGGATGTAGTTCTGCGTGAGATCGAACTTCGCGCCGTTCGAGTTGCCGAGATTGCTCTCGCCCGCGACGGCCGACCGGCGGACCGAGCCGGCGAGTTCGGCGCGCACGACGTCCCAGTCCCAGATGCCGTCGATGCGGTGCGGGCTGTAACCGGCGGCGCGCGCGTCGTCGTCCCACCGCCGCGAATGCGTGAACTCGGCGGCGTTGTAGATGTCGTCGGGCATCGGGTCGAGGCGCAGCATCGAGCGCACCTTCGGGTACCAGGTGGACGTCATCTCGTCGTAGGACAGACGTCCGCCGAAGACGTGCTCGAAGAAGTGCCGTTCGGGAGCGATCATCACCCCGGTGAACACGATCGATCCGCCGCCCACCGCGGCGCCGCGCCACACCGATATGTTCGGGTAGTCGACCACGTCGAGGACGCCGGCGAAGTCGTCGCACACCACCGGGATGCCCGTCGGCCCGGTGAAATGGGTGCGGTGGTGGTAGCCGCGACCATCGGCGAGCAGGTCGGTCGTGAAGATCTCGCGGTGCGGGTCGCGGGGCCAGCGCATGCCGCGCTCGAGCATCGTGACGCGGTTGCCGGCCTCGGCCAGGCGCAGCGCGGCGACGCTCGCACCGAAACCGGAGCCCACCACGACGACCTCGGAATGCGCCGGCGGGGCGGGCGGCGGAACGAACAGTTCGGGCACGAGACGGCGGTACTCGTCGACCCCGACGGGCAGCGCATCCGCACGCGGGAGGCCGAGACCGGACAGGCCCGGGGCCGCGGCGCCGGCACCCGCCAGGGCGGCCCCGAGAAGCGATGCCTGCAGAAAGCGTCGACGTCTCATCCGGTACGGCTCCGATCGTTCGATGACCTACTCGCGGGGCGGCGCCCGCCGAGGACTCGACACGCGCGGGCGGGCGCAATGGTACCGGTTGGTCTCCAATTCCGTTTTCCCCTGGTGAGACGCTCGGGACTGTCACCATGAGAAGGTGTCGATTGCTGCGACCCCGAAGGGCGAACGGCGCCGTCAGGCGCTGGTCGAGGCAGCGGCCGACCTCATCCTCGAAGGGGGGATCGACGCCGTCCGGCACCGGGCCGTCGCCACCCGCGCGGGCCTGCCGCTCGCGTCGACCACCTACTACTTCGAATCGCTCGACGACCTCGTCGCATGCGCGGTCGACTACAACAGCGAGCGGGAACTCGACGCGATGCGCGAGCGCGTCCGCGACATCGAGCCGCTCCCGCGCAGCCTCGAGGGCACGGCCGATCTCATCGTCGAACTGCTCATCGGACCGCGGGACTGCGACGGCGGCATCGACCGCGAACGCCTGATCTCCCGGTACGAACGGTGCGTCGCCACGGCCCGCTATCCGGAACTGCGCGACGTGCAGGTCCGCATGCGCGAACAGATCGACCACCTGCTCACCGACCTGCTCGAACGCTGCTGCCGATCGGTGCGGCCCCGCGAGGTGCGCCGGCTCGTGGCGGTCGTCGACGGCGCGGTCCTCGGCGGACTGGGCGAGCTCGATCCCGACCCGCGCTCGCTCGCGCGCGGCATCCTGCTCGACGTCGTCGAGACCGTCGCGCCCCCGGTCGAGGATTGAGGTCGGGGAATGTGGGAGCAGACCCGGACCGTAAACTCACTTGTGTGAGCCACATCCCCAACGTCCTCGCCACCCGCTACGCCAGCCCCGAACTCCGGGACCTGTGGTCGCCCGAGTACAAGATCGTGCTCGAGCGGCAGCTGTGGCTCGCGGTGCTGCGGGCGCAGGCCGAACTCGGGATCGACGTTCCCGCCGAGGCGATCGCCGACTACGAACGCGTGGTCGAGCAGGTCGACCTCGAGTCCATCGCACAGCGCGAACGCGTCACCCGTCACGACGTCAAGGCTCGCATCGAGGAGTTCAACGCCCTCGCCGGTCACGAGCACGTCCACAAGGGCATGACCAGCCGCGACCTCACCGAGAACGTCGAGCAGCTGCAGATCCTGCGGTCGCTC harbors:
- a CDS encoding GMC oxidoreductase; amino-acid sequence: MRRRRFLQASLLGAALAGAGAAAPGLSGLGLPRADALPVGVDEYRRLVPELFVPPPAPPAHSEVVVVGSGFGASVAALRLAEAGNRVTMLERGMRWPRDPHREIFTTDLLADGRGYHHRTHFTGPTGIPVVCDDFAGVLDVVDYPNISVWRGAAVGGGSIVFTGVMIAPERHFFEHVFGGRLSYDEMTSTWYPKVRSMLRLDPMPDDIYNAAEFTHSRRWDDDARAAGYSPHRIDGIWDWDVVRAELAGSVRRSAVAGESNLGNSNGAKFDLTQNYIPAAEATGRTLVCHGHRVLAIGQDGDGRYRLDVQAVDPTGAVLRTTTITCDRLVLGAGSIGTTELLVKARHTGSLPNLDERVGRGWGTNGDAVLVRSFALTEGFGGDQGAPSASRIVDESGLPLSLENWFVAGTAKDVGMLASLGMTLDPTRADFAYDPGADRAVVNWPAGGERESVDALRAVHNAMAQAGGTIPGASPMAEDVNATFTAHPLGGAVLGEATDDYGRVHGHPGLYVVDGALIPGSTGTANPSLTIAALAERNIARIIADGR
- a CDS encoding TetR/AcrR family transcriptional regulator, with the translated sequence MSIAATPKGERRRQALVEAAADLILEGGIDAVRHRAVATRAGLPLASTTYYFESLDDLVACAVDYNSERELDAMRERVRDIEPLPRSLEGTADLIVELLIGPRDCDGGIDRERLISRYERCVATARYPELRDVQVRMREQIDHLLTDLLERCCRSVRPREVRRLVAVVDGAVLGGLGELDPDPRSLARGILLDVVETVAPPVED